A DNA window from Pogona vitticeps strain Pit_001003342236 chromosome 2, PviZW2.1, whole genome shotgun sequence contains the following coding sequences:
- the LOC110070143 gene encoding LOW QUALITY PROTEIN: uncharacterized protein LOC110070143 (The sequence of the model RefSeq protein was modified relative to this genomic sequence to represent the inferred CDS: inserted 1 base in 1 codon), giving the protein MHGIGKSVSMNSKLSSHQWVHIGEKPFTCMECGKSFSHSNDLSSHQRTHAEEKPYICMECWKSFSMNSKLSSHQWVHIGEKPFTCMECGKSFSHSNDLSSHQRTHAEEKPYICMECWKSFSCSNDLSSHQRTHAEEKPYICMECGKSFSCSNDLSSHQRTHAEEKPYICMECGKSFSCSNDLSSHQRTHAEEKPYICMECGKSFSCSNDFSSHQRTHAEEKPCICMECGKSFSCSNDFSSHQRIHAEEKPYICMECGKSFSCSNDLSSHQRTHAEEKPYMCMECGKSFSCSNDLSSHQMTHAEEKPYICMECGKSFSERDHLNSHERTHSGEKPYKCLECGKSFSQRGHLSSHQGIHTGEKPYECKECGKSFSRSNDLLSHQRTHTGEKPYTCMECGKSFNRSGHLYRHQRIHTGEKPYMCMEYGKSFSDSGSCSKHQKTHTGEKPYTCMECGKSFSSSRHLSSHEITHTGMKPYKCLECGHSFSWSGELHSHQIIHTGEKPHLCMVCGKSFSRRTNLNSHQRIHTGEKPYTCIECGKSFSRSSDLSSHQRIHTGEKPYTCMECGKSFNWSGHLYRHQRIHTGEKPYTCIECGKSFSDNGSYSKHQRAHTGEKPYMCMECGKSFSQRGYLHRHQRIHTGEKPYMCIECEKSFRSSRDLWVHKRTHTGEKPYKCLECGKSFSRSGHLRSHQIIHTGEKPHQCMECGKSFNQSSSLRSHQRTHTGDKPYTCLECGKKFSWSGHLYRHQRTHTGEKPYSCLECGKSFSQREYLQSHHRTHTGEKPYKCMECGKNFSESGTYARHQRTHTGEKPYKCIECGKSYSQKGYLQSHQRIHTGEKPYTCFECGKNFCRSSDLSSHQRIHTGEKPYKCMECGKSFQQSEHLQRHQRIHTGEKPYMCMECGKSFNHNGNLRSHQRTHXGEKPYQCMECGKSFCHRSSLWSHQRTHTGTGNAWNMGRPSSGRITLPRGRQCSQNAKYTMTGLHFFTRSPEVNFVGFYTQAMHNTQSGHMLPM; this is encoded by the exons atgcatggaataggGAAGAGCGTCAGCATGAACAGTAAGCTTAGTTCCCATCAATGGGTCCACataggggagaaaccatttacatgcatggaatgtgggaagagcttcagtcatagcaATGACCTTAGTTCACACCAAAGGACCCATGCAGAAGAGAAACCATACATATGTATGGAATGTTGGAAGAGCTTCAGCATGAACAGTAAACTTAGTTCCCATCAATGGGTCCACataggggagaaaccatttacatgcatggaatgtgggaagagcttcagtcatagcaATGACCTTAGTTCACACCAAAGGACCCATGCAGAAGAGAAACCATACATATGTATGGAATGTTGGAAGAGCTTCAGTTGTAGCAATGACCTTAGTTCACACCAAAGGACCCATGCAGAAGAGAAACCATACAtatgtatggaatgtgggaagagcttcagttgtAGCAATGACCTTAGTTCACACCAAAGGACCCATGCAGAAGAGAAACCATACAtatgtatggaatgtgggaagagcttcagttgtAGCAATGACCTTAGTTCACACCAAAGGACCCATGCAGAAGAGAAACCATACAtatgtatggaatgtgggaagagcttcagttgtAGCAATGActttagttcacatcaaaggacccatgcAGAAGAGAAACCATGCAtatgtatggaatgtgggaagagcttcagttgtAGCAATGActttagttcacatcaaaggatccatgcagaagagaaaccatacatatgtatggaatgtgggaagagcttcagttgtAGCAATGACCTTAGTTCACACCAAAGGACCCATGCAGAAGAGAAACCATACATgtgtatggaatgtgggaagagcttcagttgtAGCAATGACCTTAGTTCACACCAAATGACCCATGCAGAAGAGAAACCATACAtatgtatggaatgtgggaagagcttcagtgagaGGGACCATCTAAATTCACATGAAAGAACACactcaggggagaaaccatataaatgtttggaatgtggaaagagctttagtcagagggGCCACCTTAGTTCACACCAagggatccacacaggggagaaaccatatgaatgcaaagaatgtggaaagagcttcagtcgtagcAATGACCTTctttcacatcaaaggacccacacaggagagaaaccatacacgtgcatggaatgtggaaagagcttcaatcggaGTGGACATCTATATcgacatcaaaggattcacacaggggaaaaaccttatATGTGCATGGAatatggaaagagcttcagtgacagtGGATCATGTAGTAAACatcaaaaaacccacacaggagagaaaccatatacatgcatggaatgtgggaagagcttcagttcGAGTAGACATCTGAGTTCACATGAAATAACACACACAGGgatgaaaccatataaatgcttggaatgtgggcaCAGCTTTAGTTGGAGTGGGGAACTACATTCACATCAAAtaatccacactggagagaaaccacatctGTGTAtggtatgtggaaagagcttcagtcggaggaCCAATCTAAAttcacatcaaaggatccacacaggggagaaaccatatacatgcattgaatgtggaaagagcttcagtcgtagcagtgaccttagttcacatcaaaggatccacacaggagagaaaccgtacacgtgcatggaatgtggaaagagcttcaattgGAGTGGACATCTATATcgacatcaaaggattcacacaggggaaaaaccttatacatgcatagaatgtggaaagagcttcagtgacaaTGGATCATATAGTAAACACCAAAGagcccacacaggagagaaaccatacatgtgtatggaatgtggaaagagcttcagtcagaggggGTACCTACATcgacatcaaaggattcacacaggggaaaaaccatatatgTGCAttgaatgtgaaaagagcttcagatCGAGTAGAGACCTGTGGGTACATAAAAGAacacatacaggggagaaaccatataaatgcttggaatgtgggaagagctttagtcggagtggGCATCTACGTTCCCATCAAAtaatccacactggagagaaaccacatcaatgtatggaatgtggaaagagcttcaatcagagcAGTAGCcttcgttcacatcaaagaacacatACAGGGGACAAACCATATacatgcctggaatgtggaaagaaattCAGTTGGAGTGGACATCTATAtcgacatcaaaggacccacacaggagagaaaccatattcgtgccttgaatgtggaaagagcttcagtcagagggaGTACCTACAATCACATCATAggacccatacaggggagaaaccatacaagtgtaTGGAGTGTGGGAAGAACTTCAGTGAAAGTGGCACATATGCtagacatcaaagaacccacacaggggagaaaccctataaatgcattgaatgtggaaagagttacAGTCAGAAGGGGTACCTCCAAtcacaccaaaggatccacacaggggagaaaccatatacgtgctttgaatgtgggaagaacttcTGTCGTAGCAGTGACctcagttcacatcaaaggatccacactggggagaaaccatacaagtgcatggaatgtgggaagagcttccagCAGAGTGAACATCTACAACGACATCAAAGgattcatacaggggagaaaccatatatgtgcatggaatgtgggaagagcttcaatcaCAACGGAAATCTGCGTTCCCACCAAAGAACCC AgggagagaaaccatatcaatgcatggaatgtggaaagagtttctgtCACAGGAGTAGCCTttggtcacatcaaagaactcacacaggaacAGGGAATGCATGGAATATGGGAAGACCTTCATCTGGAAGGATAACTCTGCCTCGCGGAAGACAATGCTCACAGAATGCAAAGTATACAATGACTGGACTTCATTTCTTCACCAGGTCTCCTGAAGTTAACTTTGTTGGGTTTTATACCCAGGCAATGCACAATACACAATCAGGTCACATGCTTCCAATGTAA